tttgaaaaattcaccataaattcatccgatgtccaataaggctgaaaatgttacacgactcagaagacacttcaaatgttcatttagttcaagaataacatcaaacggaggtcatttggtcggtcaaacagaatactaaactttctgggcgagaacacattctgcagaattgcgcagtcaacttcaaacatttattaaaaatccatttttcgacaaaaagggctgaaatgcacacgagacacagaaaatacCTTGAAAtgtactcagtaaaattttcacatcaaaataaggtCGTTTGGTCATTCAAACACACAATGGAAatcactgtccgaacaccacagatttcaggttTCAAGATTTCGAgtttagggtttcttcttcaatcatccaaacacaatttttcatgcttctcacacacaatcatgctttaaaaggttctcataaaCATGTTCTCATAatatcacacatcattcaccaaccaATCATTCAACTTTACACATATTCAATCACAAACGCATATTCATAACTCATctcatacaaaacacaaattcccaccgattaaattcgCGATCTAtaattcctacactcactatatgcatgaatggATCAAGAATAAggttcaatgaaggagatgaggagaaaatcttagttataccttcatGATTCAAGAAAAACGAATGGTAGAAACAAGCGTTGgcacgattcgtcgggaactcttgaaaatccactCCACGAATtttttgagggagaatgggagctagagtttagtttaggtgtttaaataaggttagggttaggtttagaaattaattaattaattaattaattgtgggaaaaaataaaattgaataaatcccacaattaaaagaataaaataggggaggaaagaattttcgaaaattccatgtaggattaacaaggaatttatttggtatctacttggagagaatatatttatAACTTAGGAaacaaaacaatgaatattccatgaacaagggaacaaatagattaaatctccaagtaggaaaatgagagagagggccgaaaatttccatagGAAATGCACAAGgagattatttaaatcctcaattaaatagaataggatttaagtttggtaatttctttataggaaaaaactctcataaaataggcaacaattaaataaatttccacaaggaaattaacCAAAAAGGGGCGTGCAACAcaagaaaatattcacatccccaattaatttaactttggtattaatttggtattgaacaaaaggaattccacaaaataagaaacaatatattctcctctacaattagggagggggccgaaaattggcttaattagccacaaggaaaataattcaactctccatttatttaggatgagaaataaaaagtggcaagatttaattggacttaAAATAGCTCAAGGGAACCAACAAGGtgccaattaaatcaaagaactaattcatcctcctaattaaaataggagatATCCGAAACTCATAAAAATTTATAGGCAAGAGTTCGAATTTTCATGAAGCACAATTTTGGAATAGTtcgttttggatttaatttggataaatatcccaaaacaatttatcaaatccaagaaaagaatataatttccaataattggaggagCCGACagtagccactttatttggctagaacaagatgcatgattttatttaaattgattccccacattaaaaaaaattagcacttcattccaattcatccatgacaatttattccacataatcaaactcaaacacgtagcaacaatttaattccataaatgaaatttccaatcgacatattaaaataaaagtcgcaaaaatttgggatgttacaccgccagaaggacttggttctgaattttgagaaattcCAATTTATGGTTACTGAAGGGATAGTCCTGGGACATGTAGTGTCAAGCAGGGGAATCGAGGTCGGCCCCAGCAAAAGTAGCGGTCATCGCAAAACTCCCATACCCAACCAACCAGAAGGAGATCAGAGATTCATCAAAGATTTCGCGAAAATAGCCCAACCTCTGACGAGACTTCTCCAgaacgatgtggagtttgacTTCTCAGATGTCTGCAAAACCGCATTCCAAATTTCTGAAGGATAGATTGATAAGCTCCCCAATAATGCGTGCGATGCTAGTGACTATGCTGTAGGGGCAGTATTAGGGCAGAAGATTGAAGGAAAAAGTTATGTCATTTTCTACGCTTCCAAAACTCTGAATCAGGCACAAAGGAGTTATGATGTGACCGAGAAGGAAATGCTATCGGTGGTTTTCGCATTCGAGAAGTTCAGACCTTACCTGCTAGGGTCtaaagtcatagtgtatacgGACCATGCGGCCATCAAATATCTCTTGACAAAGAAGAAATCGAAGCCGCGATTGATCAGATGGGTACTCCTCTTAcaggagtttgattgggaagcagtGGATAAAAAGGGATGCGAGAACAAAGTGGCTGATCACATAAGCCGAATTTTGCAAGACGATAACGGTGAAGCCATTTCAGACGCCTTCCCTAAGGAACACCTATATCTGGTCAAGACAACGTCTGAATGTCAGTGGGTTAACCAAGTAGAAGAGATTGATCAAGCTGAGCAAGGAAGTAAGGAATAACATATGTGGAAAGAGCCATGGTTTGCTGACATGGCCAACTACTTGGTAACAGGAGAGCTACCCGGGGGTGATGAAATTACAAGGGCACAAAAGTTGAAGCTTAAGAGCGATTcccgatacttctattgggaCGATCCTTACCTATAGAAAATGGGGGCAGATCAAGTAACCGACGCTGTATACCCGAATGGGAGCAGGAAGATGTAATGATCCACTGTCACGCACTAGCTTGCGGTGGCCACTGTGGACCAAAGAAGACAACAAGGAAAGTACTTGATagtgggttttactggcctTCCGTCCATAAAGACGCTTACGAATTCTGCAAAAGGTGCCCTCAATGCCAGCTTACTGGAGGGATATCTACAAGAGATGAGATGCCTCAGATCCCCATTATTGTCTGCAaaatatttgatgtatggggaatggacttcatagGACCCTTTCCCGCGTCTGAAGGAAATCTATACATACTGGTGGCAATGGATTGAGGCAAAGGCATCTAGGACGTGTGAGTCCAGAGAAGTGGCGAAGTTCTTGAAATTGAACATATTTACCCGATACGGGGTGCCACGGGCTATTATCTCTGACCAAGGAACTCATTTCGTCAACAGAACTATCGAAGCCTTGAAGTGAAAGTATGGAGGCCACCACCGCCTATCCACACCTTACCACCCACAGTCCAATGGACAGGCTGAGGTTTCGAATAGAGAAATCAAGGCAATTCTAGAAAAGACAGTCAATCCCaccaggaaagactggagccgCCGACTCGAGGACGCACTctgggcttacaggacagcgTTCAAAACGCTTATcggaatgtccccgtaccgaTTTGTGTTTGGGAAAATGTGCCATTTACCTGTAGGGGTGGAACATCAAGCCTACTGGGCAGTCAAAGAAATGAACATAAACACCGAGGTTGGAACTGCAGAAAGGAGAATGCAGCTACAAGAGCTTGAAGAGCTCCGTCTGGATGCCTATGCctctgccatgtggtacaaagaaaagatcAAAATGTGGCACGATAAGAACCTTCGCaagaaggaactcaaggtggGCCAGAGGGTACTGCTGTTCCAGTCCAGACTGAAATTGATGCCAGGAAAGCTCAGATCAAGGTGGATAGGTCCTTATACCATTATTGCCCTCCGAAAGAATGGAGCAATCGAACTCCAAGGAAGCAATCCAGATTcgccttccttcatggtgaacggtcatagggtaaagCCATACAGAGAAGGAATGGAGGCATTTGTGGTGGACAacattccactactcatgcctGACTATCTCCAGTGATCAGGTAACAGGGAtgatcgggtactcatgggtagtctgcttgatcaaacgACAAAGTACTtatctattaaactgatcaagtgacatcctaggGGAACCCGATCAAGTCCTtagtagttagtgtaaatagtcttTAGtatgttagttttattttattaattaattaaaagtcggaagaaaggaaggaaactgatcaagtgcAGCCAATTGAATTTTATCAAAAACTAATTCTCCACTTGGTCAGaacaattcgaatttaattgatGGTACATTGATTGAGTTGAGcagggcaggtgatgaaagGACGTGCGCAGTCCCTGAAAAGGTATCAGGAAGCGCCAACCGTCACAGTGGAAGGACACCTTGGAGAGAAGGACGAAAcgtatcagagaagctaagccagctggcactctgaaaaggcgcgTCTGTACGCGAAGAGCCGCAAGGATCTCAACAGTACAGAATCCCTACAGTCGCGATATTATTATAAAGGCAGATTTCGGATTTGCAGACCACTTTTACCCGAGCCATCTACGATTCATTCCTTTTACTCCCCTCAAGAATCCTCCCAAGTTCAAAACCCTTCTTCCAAAATCATCACCTCCTCCAACACGATCTACCCACATTACCAGTAAATATGTTGCTCGAACAGCTCCCAACTTCATCTTCATTCTTTCATCATCTTCTCTCGCCCGCAGCCCAGTGATATGAAACCAACAGGCCTCCTCTCAAGCCCAAATAGAAAAGCCTAGCCCACCTACACCAACTAACGCTCCACTACCCGAGGTAGACGAAGAGGCTCAACGGCGCTTGACCAAAATCCTCCGGAGTCTGCCCTCCGATTTGGATCCCGCCATTGCTTATGTAACCCTGAAGGCACGACTGGGAGTATCCTTGTCAAGGGACCGAGCCACAACCTCCACAACACCAAACCCTCAATCTTCCCAAATACAAGCCCCCCTTCGTATCCCTGAACCTACAACCTCCGTTCCCTTGGTACCATACGATGGGGACTATTCTGAAGACGGGAAAGAGGCGCAACTCGCCGCCGCCCCGGCCGAAGGAGCACCGACTGTGCAGCCGCCACATGCAGAAGGCATGACTGCTCCCAGCACTCCGACACCACCCAGTGGTGGAAGATCCTACTCCCCTGCCCTCCGAGGTTGTAAACATTGATGATGATTCTACGGGGAGCAGAATGGAACTTAATTCCTCAGGCAGAGGATGAATCGGTTCCAGAATGGCCAGCATGCAAAGGGCAGAAGAAAGGCAAGAGGAAAGACGCCGTATAGCACGGCAACTGTCGAGTACGCCAGATGAGCCAAAGAACCTAGGAGCCGCTGGGGCGATAAACCAGGAGGCCGGAGAGGCCGAGAGAAAAAAAAGGCTGTTGAGGACAgccggaagaaaagaaaaagggaagGGGACTGTTCCTCCTCCCTCAAAGAAGATGCGCCCCGCCACTCGGGGCATTGTTATTGCTGATCAACCTGCCCCTTCAAGAGAAGGAGATGGGGCAGTGACACTAAGGATAGGGAACTTCGGTGGGCCCGGACATCCCGCAGGCAACAAGGAAGGCTGGCATCACCCTCCGCTGCTGAATATACCAAACAGACTGTGGTGTTGACCACGGACCTCCTCCGGCAGATGTTGGTATTTGAAAAAGCTAAAGGCATGCAAGAAGTGGAATGGGGAGGTCCAACAGAGGGTGACGGACACGAAGAAGCTAAAGGCATGCAAGAAGTGGAATGGGGAGGTCCAACAGAGGGTGACGGACACGAAGAAGCTAAAGGCATGCAAGAAACTTCACCAGCCATCCCTGGAGAAGATCCGGGTTGAGGAATCATTTACCCAGCATATTACTGGTattggttttgaatggctgcTGGAGATCGAGGATACCTTCGTGCCCGCAGATCTGGCCAAAGAGTTCTTCACATCCTTCCGGTTTACCGGAAGTACGAACTTGGAGGCCAAGTGCATTTCCTTCCGGGTGTTCGGGCGCAAACAGAAGATGACCCTGAACGAGTTCTCTGTGCGAATGGGGCTACATACAGAAGCCCAGGTCGCTAGTGGAGAATGGTTCGGGCGCGACATCGGCCTTCCTCAGAGGAGGTCCGACTTTGATCAGCAGGCAGTCTAGCAGGCCTTATGCAACGGACGTGCCCCCGAGTTTAAAGATTCTGAGTCCAGAGGGGACCATATTGCTGATCCGTCCCTCCGTCTTGCTCAAGCCTACCTAGCATGCAATCTCCTTGGCCACCACAACACATTATCAATCATCACTCTGGCCGAGCTCTATTTTATGTGGTGCATGAAGGAACAAAGGAGGGTGCATCTGGGCTACTGGATTGCTTACTCGATCAGTCAAATTGCAAATCGCCCTGCCCTCCACCTCAACGTTTGCCACCTTCTCGGAGCCTACCTAAGGCAAAATTGGACCCTGGAATTCCAGGAGGGTGTGGAGCTTCCCAGTCGCTGCCCAAAATCAGAACTGTTTAGCACTGATTTCTTTGTATGAATTCAGGTAGTTGAAAGGCTTCCCGACGGGAGACTCCGCTTTATCTCGAAGGTTCGGAAGGAAAAGCAGGCAGAGCAATAGGGGGCAAGGCAGGCAGAGCTGGAGGAGGCCAGACGCGACAGGCAGCCAAGGCAGAGGTTGGAACTAACAACTATACCAGAGCCAGAGGAGGCTGCACGCGCTAACAATGATTGGAGGCTCCGCATAGAGCAAATGGTGACGCAGCTAGTGGCAAATTCAGACGCCCAACTGGTCGCTCAATCCAGGATTCTACAACTGGAGTGGAAGGGAAGAATGCACCGGCAGAGAAGCCACCTCCAATGATTGACAAGTCTTATGGGTGTGGTTACGAAGAAAGTAAACCAGAGCTGAAGAAGGAGAGACCCATATGGAGAGCTGCAAGATCTATCTACTGGGTGCAGCTACAGCCATGGCCGGAACCACTTAAGGCTGATAAGCCCCATGACCCTGGATTACGtcccaagaaaaagaaaaagattcgGGGGATGTATaagaatcacaaaaaaaaacgGGGTACCATGATGGAGATGTTTCCTCAAAAAAATCGATGGAGAGAGTGGAGAAGAGTTAATTCAGGAGCTCTAGTCGAAGATTATTCCCATAACGGTTTCCCGACTTCTGAGCTGATCAAGTTGGAAAAGACATCAAAACCACTTGATCCAGTCATTTGCAAGAGTGGCGACGGAAACTAGAGGATGGATGACTGTGAGGAGAAAATGAAGCTGCAAACTCACGAGTACAGAGGTACAAAGATGATTAactgggcagaaagtactactcctCAAGTTTTGGTGGAAATCGAAGCAAGTCAAATTCAGAAGAGCAAGTGCAAACTTGCAACTCTATTGATCCACCGCATCCTAGGAGCTACAAAGTTTCAGGGAGTATCCTGCTTTATAACTCTCTCTTTGTTAATCTTCATAAAAAGGATAATGGTAATTAAATCGACAGCATGTGTAGCTAGAGAAATCTCACTACGCTTACTTAGCATGATTAAGATCGTTGGGCAATTCTCGAGAGTTCACTTACTCAGCTACATACATGAGCACTTGATCAAGAAGGCGAACAGGCGCTGACGTCACGGAGAACGTTTCACCTTCCTTCATTGATATCTAAACGTACTTCTTCCCATCTTTTCATATCTCACCAAAAATTTAACCACCTATTctcaaagaaaagaataaacCTCAAACCATAATCCCCTTGCTCTCACCTTCTGCAAAGCACCTTTTCAACCAAAAATGGACAAACCCTCTACCTCTGGTCCACCAGATAAACCTTCCGCTGGACGTCGAGTTCGGTTGATCCCTGCAACTCCTAGGCCAGAGGGCATAGCTCTTTCTACATCGCAACCGAGGCCCCTCCCAACTGTCGGTACATCTTAGCCACCGGAGACGTCCAAGGGCAATTTGTACTCTAGGATCATTGAGGATGCGATGGCTAAGCTCAATCGTGAAGGATTCAATGAGCGCGAGACAAACTCTAACAAGAGTTCAACTGAGGCATTAACCACATCGGGCACCCAGACGAACCCTACATCGTCGTCCTCACTCAGATTCAGCACAAACGACGAAGGAGAGGTGGAGGAAAGCCAAGAGAGTAAGAGAACAGGTCGGACTTTCAAAGAAATTGCGTCTGAAGTAATTAGGGAGATGTGCGAAGCTGAAGATAGGGAGGAGGAAAAGTCAAAAGAAAAGCAAGGAGCTGGGGAGCAACTCCAAATTCCTTTAGAAGTGGCCAACAGGGAACCCCAAGAGAATCCCATTAGAGAGATTCACGACCTAACAGAAATAGATGATGAGGGGGTAGCTGCGTTTGATGACTGGAGGAGTAAAATGGAGGACACGGTGAACTTACTGATAGCAGAGAATGGGGAGCAAAATGCTATGCTGAAGGCTCATAGGGAGCAAATGACCAAGATGGTCAACCTGGTGCATAGGGAGACTCAATCATCCAACGAACCCTCACCGGCGGTCTCAGCAACAGGACGGAATGCACATCAGCAGAATCTCCCAGATACCAACCTTGTGGGAACTTTGAGGAAAAGGAAGctaaccaccaccaccagccaaCCACCCTCTGCAGATCCTACCTCATCTGCGGCAAAGAGGACCAGGCACTCTGGCTCCCACGGGAGCTAGAAAAAGGACTAAACTAGCAGAACCAAGTAAACTTTAGTTTTTGGTTCATTTTTACCTCTTTCAGCTTGAGCATGCTAATTTCTGCCTGTGTTTTTATGCTGGTTAAAGAATTTTGtgttcttctcccacttagcccactgtttggtctaagtgtgagaagtttctgtgTGATCAATGGTGGCCTATGCTTCATGAGATAAATTCTGCTTATGCTCCTATTACAATGTTCGTTTGCTCCTGCCTGTGCATATgtattcttctcccacttagcccagtaTCTGGTCTAAGTGTTAGAAGTTTATCTGCTTTCCTTACAATTATATTTGTGTATGATCTGTGTTCTCCCCACACTTAGCCATTGCAttgtctaagtgtgagaagtttttgttaaaGATAAGTTAGTGTAATCTGGTTTTCTGTCTGTTCTTCTCACCCTTTGCCCacttcttggtctaagtgtgagaagtttctctGTTGTTTCTGTTTTAGTTGTGCATGTTTAGATTTTGATATGTTTTTATCTTGTCCCACTTAGCCAactgcttggtctaagtgtgagaagtttgtttctcTGCTTTTGACACCAACCATcttgttttccacttcatcaagtcacttgaggacaagttgtaatgaagtgggaggggggaaacAATTGGTGTAGTTAGTGtcaaagttatgtgttttgtttagCTAGGAATcttctgttagggttttgttttatgtgttttcaGACAAGAACTAGCTTAAGAAAataaaggcaagattcccttagtaggagtgattgaagagaggaTACATGTTGATTTGTGAGGTTCCTTTCTTTAATAAACCAAAATCtacttgtcacgaccgcccagacaaggggtaccacaaacgcggcgatcgtgaccgacatgcatggattacaatttaaaaagaacaacttaaatgatttgaagaaaggaaaacaacttagtttaaagattttaaggttatatttttttttgaaaagacataaggtaaaatacCTTTAAAAAGACaaagggaaaaattagacttaagaaatataataactaaaaactaaagtagaacaagcacttaacttaaattcggagaataccattttcaaaagacaacgtagatgcacgtttaaatcctaacaccaccatacatgtcccAACACCAATCGAAAAGCTtacggtctt
This region of Salvia splendens isolate huo1 unplaced genomic scaffold, SspV2 ctg575, whole genome shotgun sequence genomic DNA includes:
- the LOC121790668 gene encoding uncharacterized protein LOC121790668; the protein is MSPYRFVFGKMCHLPVGVEHQAYWAVKEMNINTEVGTAERRMQLQELEELRLDAYASAMWYKEKIKMWHDKNLRKKELKVGQRVLLFQSRLKLMPGKLRSRWIGPYTIIALRKNGAIELQGSNPDSPSFMVNGHRVKPYREGMEAFVVDNIPLLMPDYLQ